The Streptomyces sp. NBC_00775 genome includes the window TGGGTGGGGGTGGGTGGGGGTTGCTTGTCTGGGTGCGGGGCTGTGGGGGTTGCTCGCGCAGTTCCCCGCGCCCCTTAGGAGCTGGGCTGCGCCCCGCGATTCGCGCGGAGCCGTCCGCTGGAGCCGTCAGGGGGTCTCTTCACCCTGGGCGATCTCCACCTCGTGGTGGAAGGCGAGGACGCCTGCCGCCGAGGCGCCTGCGGAGGCGGTTGCGGAGGCGGCGAGGAGGAGGGCGATCCAGGGGGCGGCGCGGTGGCGGCGGGGCGGGGAAGCGAGGAGGGCCGCGACGCGTTGGGGTACGGGGCCCGAGGTGGCCGCGGGGGCGAAGTCGGGGCGGGTGGAAGGGGACGCCGTGGCGGCCAGGGCGGCGCGGGCGATGGCGCGGGCGGTCAGGCGCCGGTCCCCCACCACGGCGGCGGCGGCTTCGTCGGCGGCGCGCTCGGCGGCGAGCGCGATGACCGGGCGGACCGGGCGCAGGCCGGGGTGGCAGTGGGCGGCGAGTTCGGCCGCGAGGAGGAAGCGGTGGTGGCCGCCCGCGTTGTGGGCCCGCTCGTGGGCGAAGAGCGCCTCGCGTTCGTCGGCGCCGAGGCTGCGGAGCATGGCGGTCGTGACGACGATCCGGTGCGGGCGGCCCGGCAGGGCGTACGCGTCCGGGTGCGGTGACTCGATGACGCACAGGTCACCCGCGGCGGGGCGGCGGTCGGCCTCGGTGCGGGCGGTGCGGAAGGCGCGGAGCTGACGCAGGGCCGAACGCCCCAGGGTCCAGGCGCCGACGGTGAGCGCGCCGGTGGCGGCCGCCGCCGCGGGCAGGACGACCAGGTCCGAGGCGGTGCGCAGGGGGTGGACGAGATCGCCGAGGCCCGCGAAGACCGGCAGCTTGAACAGGCCGGTCAGAAGCAGCGCGCCCAGCGCGGCCACCGAGGCTCCGGCGAGCACCACGACGGCGAGCGTCAGCGTCCACAGCGCGGTCACGGGTGCGAGACGGCCGAGGCAGCGGCGGGCCAGCGCCGGCACCGCGAAGGGCACCAGCAGGGGGATCAGCAGCAGAGCCGTCATGCCTCACCCGGTTCCAGCAGATCGCGCAGCAGCCGCTCGTCGTCGGGGCTGAGCTGGGCGACGAACCGGGCCAGGGCCGTCTCGCGGTCGTCGTCCCGGTCGAGTTCGCTGTGCATGCGCCGGGCGGTGAGACCGTGCGGGTCCTGGATGGGGAAGTACGCGTAGCCCCGGCCCTGCCGCTCGCGGCCGACGATGCCCTTCTCGTGCAGCCGGGACAGGATCGTCGTCACCGTCGTACGCGCCAGACCCGAGTCCAGCTCCAGCTGTACACGCCCGGGCGTGAGCGGTGCCCCGGCGGCCCAGAGAGCGGCCATCACACTGGCCTCGAGCTCGCCCGCCGGTCGGCGTTCGTCCTTCGCGCTGGTCATGGGAACGATCCTCACCCCGCCATCGTCTACAGTTCAGTAGACCGTCTACAGGATTGTAGTCACTCGGGTACGTGTCGACCGTACCCGCCCGTCCAGTATGAGAGGGCCCGCGACAATGGCCGCACCCATGTTCGCAGCGTCACAGCTCGCCGTGAATGTTCTCAGCGCGCAGTCCCTGCTCGCCGCCTTCGGTGTGCTGGGCGTGGGTGTCGTGATGTTCGCGGAGACCGGCCTGCTGATCGGCTTCTTCCTGCCCGGTGACTCCCTGCTGTTCACGGCGGGCCTGCTGTGCACCGGGTCCGGTCACGGTGGCCTGAAGCTGTCGCTGGGCCCGCTCCTGGTCGCCGCCGCGGTGGGCGCACTGGCCGGCTCGCAGTGCGGTTACCTGCTCGGACGGAAGGCCGGCGGCGCCCTGCTCGCCCGCAGCGGCTCGCCCCGGCTGCACGTGGGGGCCCAGCGCGCAGAAGAGCTGCTGGAGCGCTACGGCCATGCGAAGGCGATCGTGCTGGCCCGCTTCGTCCCCGTGGTGCGCACGGTGCTGAACCCCATGGCGGGCGCGCTGCACGTGCCCGTGCGGACCTTCACCCTGTGGCAGGTGATCGGCGGACTGGTCTGGAGCCTGGGCCTCACACTCGGCGGATACGCACTGGGTTCGTCGATCCCGAACGTCGACCGGTATCTGCTCCCGATGATCGCCGTGATCGTCATCGTGTCCCTGCTCCCGCTCGCCGCCGAGCTGTACCGCTCCCGCCGGGCCACCGCCGCGGAGAAGGGGGTCCAGGGATGATCCTCGCGTTCGACGGCTCCTCGATCGACGGCTCCGCCTACACCTACGTGCTGGATCTCGCCCAGGACTCCCCCTCGTGGCTGGACAGCCTGGTGTCCGCCTGGTCGACGTACGGGCTCGGGCTGTTCGCCGTGTTCATGCTCCTGGGCTGGTGGCAGGCGCGGCGGGTGAGCGCCCGGGCCGCCCTGATCGCGCTCGCCGTGCCGGTGGTCGTGGTCGTGGCGTACGCGGTGAACTCCGTGTTCAAGATGCTGGTGCGCGAGGACCGGCCCTGTCAGAGCCTGCGGGTGAAGACGCTGGAGGCGTGTCCGGCGCCGGGTGACTGGTCGTTCCCGAGCAATCACGCGGTCATCGCCGCCGCGGCCGCCGTCGCCCTGCTCTTCGTCTCCCGCCGCCTCGGCACCGTCGCGGTGGTCGCCGCCTGCGCGATGGCCGTGTCGCGCGTCTGGGTGGGCGTGCACTACCCGCACGATGTGGTGGCCGGGGTCCTGGTCGGCACGCTGATCGCGATGCTGCTGACGGCGGCGCTGCGGCGGGTCCCCGAGACGCTGGCGCACCGCCTCACGGGATCGCGGCTGAGGCCCCTGCTGGTCGCGCCACAACTCGCCGAGGCTATGCCGTACGAGCAAAGGTGAGGGAGAGGCATGCGGCACCGGATCCTGGTCGTCGAGGACGATCACGCCCTGCGTGACGTCCTGTTGCGCGGACTGCGGGACGAGGATTTCGACACCGTGCCCGCGCAGGACGGCGCGACCGCGCTGCGGCTGGCCGGGGACGATATCGACGCGGCCGTGCTCGACGTCGGGCTGCCCGACGCGGACGGGCGCGATGTGTGCCAGGCGCTCCGGGCGGGCGGCTTCCTCTCCCCCGTCATCTTCCTGACGGCCCATCACCACCTCACGGACCGGCTGGCGGGCTTCTCGGCCGGAGGCGACGACTATCTGCCCAAGCCGTTCCATCTCACGGAGCTGGCCGCCCGGCTGCGAGCGGCCCTCAAGCGCACCGGCTCTGTCCCGACCCCGACGACCGGTGATCTGATCCTGGATCCGGTCGGGCACAGCCTGACCGTCCAGGGCACCAGAGTCGGCCTGACTCCCACCGAGTTCCGGCTGCTGGCGGCGCTCATGGCGGCGTCCGGGGACATCGTGCGCAGACGGGAGCTGATCAGGGCGGGCTGGCCCGAGGGCGCCCAGGTCAGTGACAACACGCTCGACCAGTATCTGACCCGGCTGCGCCGCAAGCTCCGGGACGGCGGCAGCGAGCTGACCGTCACCACCGCGCGCGGTATCGGGCACCGCCTGTCATGAGGGCGTTCGTCTCCCGGTCGTGGCCGCGTACCCTGCGGGGCCGGCTCTCGCTGGTCGCGCTGACCACCGCCACGCTGCTGATGGTGATCCTCACCGTCGCGTTCAACACCGTCGTCCAGCGCCACCTTCAGCACCAGGCGGACGACGAACTGCGTACGCGGGGCGCCGCCGTCGCCGCGACCATCGATGCCAGCGGTCCCAAGGTGCGCGTGCTGGAGACGCCGGGCGAGGAACTCCTCGACACGAACGTATGGATCTATGCGGGCGACCGGCTCCTCGAAAAACCCCCGTCCGCCACCGCCACCGGCCCGCTGACCCGCGCCGCCGACCGGCTGGCCGCGCGCGCGGGCCGGCACTGCGTCACCGCCCACGCCCACGGCGCGGTCCGGCTGTGCTCACGGCCGGTGCCCGGCGACCAGGGCGCCGCGACCGTCGTCACCGCGCTGGACCTGTCCCCGTACCGCAGCTCGGCCGACGCCCTGCTCCTCGCGTCGCTCGCGCTCGACGCCGTCATGCTGGCCTGTACATACGCGCTGACGCGCCTGGCGGTGGGGCGCGCGCTGCGTCCCGTGCGCACCATGACCGAGCACGCCACCCAGTGGAGCGCCATAGCCTCCGAGGAACGCTTCGGGAGCGTGGCCCGGCCCACCGAACTCGCCCAGCTGGGCGGGTCACTGGACGCGCTCCTGGACCGTATCCGCGCGCTGCTGCGGCACGAGCAGCAGCTCACCCGGGAGCTGTCGCACGAGCTGCGCAATCCGCTCGCCCGGATCATCGCCGAGCTCGACTGGTGGCAGGCCCGGCCCCGTTCGGCCGCCGACACCCGGACCACGCACGAGGCCATCGCCGACGCCGCCCAGTCCATGCGCACGATCTGCGACACGCTGCTGGACGACGCCCGCGACAGCGCGGCCTCCGCCCCGGGCACGACCGACGTGCTGCCTGTGCTGAGACGGCTCGCGGACCGCGCGGCGAAGACCGAGAAGGCGAAGAAGGCGGAGAAGGTCGAGGTCGTCGTCACCGGGCGGGACACCGCACTGTCGGCCGGGGTGCCGGACGCCCTCCTGGAGCGCATCGTCAGCCCCCTGCTCGACAACGCGCTGCGGCACGCGCGCACCCGGGTGGAGATCCGGGCCGGCGCCCGCCCGGGCGGCGTACGCGTCGAGGTCAGGGACGACGGTTCCGGCGTACCCGCGTCGTTCGTGCCGCAGCTCTTCCAGCCGGGGCGCCGCGCCGATCCCGGGGACGGACACGGCGGAGCGGGCCTCGGGCTGCCGCTCGCGCGACGCCTGGCCCGCTCCGCCGGCGGCGAGGTGCACCACGACGGGCGGCACACCTCGGGCGCGGCGTTCGTGGTCAGCCTTCCCGCGGGGTGAGCCGGTCGGCGCCGGTGACATCCCGGCGGGTCACCGAGAGGTACACGACCAGGCCGAGGATCACCGCGAGGAACAGCACGCTGGTGACCACGGTGCCGAAGCCCAGGCCGCCGTCGCCGGTCGGCTGCGACAGGTAGTCGCCGACGGAGGCGCCCAGCGGCCGGGTGAGGATGTACGCGATCCAGAAGCTGAGTACGGCGTTCAGGCCGAGCGCGAAGTGCGCGACGGCGACCGCGGCGATGGCGAGGCCGAACAGGACGGCGGACACCCAGTACCCGAGAGCCATCTTCTCGGCGACGAGGTCACCGGCCGCGGTGCCCAGCGCGAAGGTGAACAGCACCGCCAGCCAGTAGTAGGCCTCGCGTGAGGTCGAGTCGATGCTGTGGATCGACAGGGTCCGCTCGCGGCGGTACCAGACGAAGAAGACCACGGCGAGGGCGACGGCGAACACGGCGGTGCTGGTCTCCAGCGGCACGCCCAGGTTGTCGGTGAGGTTGTCGCTGATCAGCGTGCCGACAACGCTGATCAGGGCCACGGCGAGCCAGTAGACGCCGGCCTTGTAGGCCTTCGTACGGAACTGGACCACGAGGACCACCACCAGCAGCGCGCTCATCAGCAGCGACACGCCGGTCAGGCCCATGTTCAGCTTCTCGTTCAGAAGGTCCGCAGCGGTCTCGCCGACCGTCGTGCACAGCACCTTGATGATCCAGAAGAACGCGGTGACCTCGGGAACCTTGTTCCAGCGCAGGCGGTGGCCTGGGGCGGCCTCGGTGCGGAGGTACGCCCCGGACGTCTCAGAAGTCTCAGAAGTCTCAGTCATGAGGCCCGACCCTGGCAGCCGGAGTCTGAACACATCCTGACTGCGTGCGGGATCACTTCTGGCGTACGGGTGCCGGGCGGGGCCGACGAACACCACGTGAGCGACAAGGCGTTTCGCCGTCTCGAACTCACCTGATCCGTACGGTCCTTCACAGCACCCGGCGGCGCACCAGCACTCCCAGCGCCAGCAGCCCCGGGAGCAGCGGCAGCCACACGGTCAGCAGCCGGTAGCCGAGGACCGCCGTCGCCGCCGCCCCGCCCGGTGCTCCGGCGAGGGTGAGGGCCAGGGCGAGCGCGGCGTCCAGGGAGCCGAAGCCGCCGGGGGTCGGCAGCAGCACGGCGGCACTGCTCGCGGCGAGGTAGGCCAGTGCCACCTGGGCCGGGGGCAGCGGCAGGTCGATGGCCTGGGTGACGGCGATGACCACGGCGGCGTGCAGCGAGGCGAAGGCGAGCGAGCCGCCCCACAACGCGACCGCCCGCGCGGGAACTTCGTGCACGGCCCGGACGTCCGCCAGCACGGCTCGCAGCGCGCGCCGCAGCGGCCCGGACACGAGGACCACGGCGGTGACGGCCACCGCGACCGTCACCGCCCATGCCGTCGCGGAGACGTGCGGGAAGCGGAGCGCGCCGGGACAGGCCAGCGCGAGCGCGGCGATCAGACAGCCTCGCACCACGGTCCCGGCGGTGGCCTTGACCGCGAGCGCGGTCGCCGACCGGGTGACGGGCAGCCCGCACCGGGTCAGAAAGCGCAGGTTGACGGCGCCCGCCCCGATACCGGCGGGCAACACATGGTTGGCGGCGGAGGCCGCGAACTGCACCGCCACCAGACGCCCGGTGGGCAACGGCCGGGCCACCGCGCCCTGCTGGGCGAGCGCCGAACATGCCCAGGTCGCCACGGTGGCGGCGGTCGCCACCAGCAGCCAGCCGCGGTCGGCGACGGCGAGCCGTGCCGCGCCGGTCTCGATCACCGGCCAGTGACGGCGGGCGGCGTACACGGCGCACAGCACCACGACGAGCGTGACTCCGGCGTGCCAGGAGAGCCGTCGGCCGACGGACACCGGGCCTCTGGTGGACGCCGGACCGGTGGCGGCTGTCGAAGGGGCGCTGGGCGGGAGGCTCATACCGTTCCGCCTCCGGCCCCTCGGACGACGTGGACACGCAGGTCACCGGCGCGGTGCGGGGCCCAGTCGCGGGCGTACGCGGGCGGGCGTCCCGCCGGGGTGGTGACCACGGCGACCGGTTCGCGCTGTCCGGCCCGCACGATATCCGACTGCGTGGTGTTGGCGTTGTGGCCGCTGGTCACGACGGAGGAGCAGCCGGCGTAGAAGGCGATCGGGACGGCCTGACAGCCGGTCAGCGGACAGGGCGGCCGTACGCCGAGCCGGTGCAGCTCGGCCGCGGTGCTCGCCCAGCCACGGTGGGAGGGGGTGGTGCGCTGCACGGTGGCGGCCCGGCCCGGGGCGGTGACCAGGTGGACGAGGGCGTCGGCGATCCACTCGCCCGCTCCGGCCACCAGGCCCGCGACGAGTGCGAGAAGCAGTCGTGGCCGGCGCCATCGGCGGACGGCCACGACGAGGACGAAGAGGGGCAGGGTCGCCCAGATCACGTCGGTGGGCCGCATCCGCGCCATCAGGGCGGTGCTCAGGCCCGCTCCCCCCGGTGCCGCCCGGTCGAAGCGGTCCGCCTGGGCGCGCAGGAAGCAGCCGACGCCGGCCAGGGCGCCGATCACGACCCAGTAGTTGGGCATGGCCTGCGGACCGTGGCGCTTGGCGCCGACGGGCGGGACGTTCAAGGTCTTGAGCATCGTCCACCCTTCAGCCCTACAAGATGTAGGGTTTCCCTCACCCTACAAGACGTAGGGTGAGGGCGGGAGCCGGGAAAACACCGCCAAATTAGCGCGTACCGCCCACCGGTGCAGGCCGGGAAGGCCATCCGGATGTCCGCACCGGTCCGCGTGCCCCTACGCGCTGTAAGGTGACGGA containing:
- a CDS encoding M48 family metalloprotease codes for the protein MTALLLIPLLVPFAVPALARRCLGRLAPVTALWTLTLAVVVLAGASVAALGALLLTGLFKLPVFAGLGDLVHPLRTASDLVVLPAAAAATGALTVGAWTLGRSALRQLRAFRTARTEADRRPAAGDLCVIESPHPDAYALPGRPHRIVVTTAMLRSLGADEREALFAHERAHNAGGHHRFLLAAELAAHCHPGLRPVRPVIALAAERAADEAAAAVVGDRRLTARAIARAALAATASPSTRPDFAPAATSGPVPQRVAALLASPPRRHRAAPWIALLLAASATASAGASAAGVLAFHHEVEIAQGEETP
- a CDS encoding BlaI/MecI/CopY family transcriptional regulator, yielding MTSAKDERRPAGELEASVMAALWAAGAPLTPGRVQLELDSGLARTTVTTILSRLHEKGIVGRERQGRGYAYFPIQDPHGLTARRMHSELDRDDDRETALARFVAQLSPDDERLLRDLLEPGEA
- a CDS encoding DedA family protein encodes the protein MFAASQLAVNVLSAQSLLAAFGVLGVGVVMFAETGLLIGFFLPGDSLLFTAGLLCTGSGHGGLKLSLGPLLVAAAVGALAGSQCGYLLGRKAGGALLARSGSPRLHVGAQRAEELLERYGHAKAIVLARFVPVVRTVLNPMAGALHVPVRTFTLWQVIGGLVWSLGLTLGGYALGSSIPNVDRYLLPMIAVIVIVSLLPLAAELYRSRRATAAEKGVQG
- a CDS encoding phosphatase PAP2 family protein, whose translation is MILAFDGSSIDGSAYTYVLDLAQDSPSWLDSLVSAWSTYGLGLFAVFMLLGWWQARRVSARAALIALAVPVVVVVAYAVNSVFKMLVREDRPCQSLRVKTLEACPAPGDWSFPSNHAVIAAAAAVALLFVSRRLGTVAVVAACAMAVSRVWVGVHYPHDVVAGVLVGTLIAMLLTAALRRVPETLAHRLTGSRLRPLLVAPQLAEAMPYEQR
- a CDS encoding response regulator transcription factor translates to MRHRILVVEDDHALRDVLLRGLRDEDFDTVPAQDGATALRLAGDDIDAAVLDVGLPDADGRDVCQALRAGGFLSPVIFLTAHHHLTDRLAGFSAGGDDYLPKPFHLTELAARLRAALKRTGSVPTPTTGDLILDPVGHSLTVQGTRVGLTPTEFRLLAALMAASGDIVRRRELIRAGWPEGAQVSDNTLDQYLTRLRRKLRDGGSELTVTTARGIGHRLS
- a CDS encoding sensor histidine kinase — its product is MRAFVSRSWPRTLRGRLSLVALTTATLLMVILTVAFNTVVQRHLQHQADDELRTRGAAVAATIDASGPKVRVLETPGEELLDTNVWIYAGDRLLEKPPSATATGPLTRAADRLAARAGRHCVTAHAHGAVRLCSRPVPGDQGAATVVTALDLSPYRSSADALLLASLALDAVMLACTYALTRLAVGRALRPVRTMTEHATQWSAIASEERFGSVARPTELAQLGGSLDALLDRIRALLRHEQQLTRELSHELRNPLARIIAELDWWQARPRSAADTRTTHEAIADAAQSMRTICDTLLDDARDSAASAPGTTDVLPVLRRLADRAAKTEKAKKAEKVEVVVTGRDTALSAGVPDALLERIVSPLLDNALRHARTRVEIRAGARPGGVRVEVRDDGSGVPASFVPQLFQPGRRADPGDGHGGAGLGLPLARRLARSAGGEVHHDGRHTSGAAFVVSLPAG
- a CDS encoding COG4705 family protein, with the protein product MTETSETSETSGAYLRTEAAPGHRLRWNKVPEVTAFFWIIKVLCTTVGETAADLLNEKLNMGLTGVSLLMSALLVVVLVVQFRTKAYKAGVYWLAVALISVVGTLISDNLTDNLGVPLETSTAVFAVALAVVFFVWYRRERTLSIHSIDSTSREAYYWLAVLFTFALGTAAGDLVAEKMALGYWVSAVLFGLAIAAVAVAHFALGLNAVLSFWIAYILTRPLGASVGDYLSQPTGDGGLGFGTVVTSVLFLAVILGLVVYLSVTRRDVTGADRLTPREG
- a CDS encoding lysylphosphatidylglycerol synthase domain-containing protein gives rise to the protein MSLPPSAPSTAATGPASTRGPVSVGRRLSWHAGVTLVVVLCAVYAARRHWPVIETGAARLAVADRGWLLVATAATVATWACSALAQQGAVARPLPTGRLVAVQFAASAANHVLPAGIGAGAVNLRFLTRCGLPVTRSATALAVKATAGTVVRGCLIAALALACPGALRFPHVSATAWAVTVAVAVTAVVLVSGPLRRALRAVLADVRAVHEVPARAVALWGGSLAFASLHAAVVIAVTQAIDLPLPPAQVALAYLAASSAAVLLPTPGGFGSLDAALALALTLAGAPGGAAATAVLGYRLLTVWLPLLPGLLALGVLVRRRVL